DNA from Triplophysa dalaica isolate WHDGS20190420 chromosome 21, ASM1584641v1, whole genome shotgun sequence:
GGTCCAATGACTGCGCCCTAGTagatgaaaatgaatgttaaaatttgtgaaataaaacaagattgGAAGTATATAAAGCCTTCAAAGTGTCTTACCTGAGCTTCAGTGGAGAGACTGCTTCCAGTGTCAGGTGGCTGCGACAGCACTAAAGGGGCAAGATGCTGTCCTTCTCCACCAGAAGATGTGGATGGCTCAGCCAGTGATGTTGGAGACCGAGGCAGAGGCAAAGATGAGGGGCTGATCACGAGATCACGGCAGGGTTCATCCTCATACAGCACTGGAACTGTGATGTCCTCCGTTATCTCTTCCCCAAATCCCTCATCTTGCAGGTCCTGGTCATTGACTTCCTCCACCAGCCTGTCTTCCTCTTCGGGGTTCTGGAGCACTGGAGTCAGTGTTTTGCCAGTCTGGCTGTAAAGATACTCCATTCCCAGCAATTCAGCTACAAGAATAAATTGGGAACAttaaaattgtctcaatattttgTCTAGTACATTAAATGCTAAATAGACAAAATTATACAGATATACAAAATGTCTTGCCTGTATATGCTCCAGGAGGGCGATAGCGCTCATCCCAGGGCTTCCCAAAGACTGTTAGGCTAAGCCGCTCCACAGCCTCTTTCATGGCACTGCCAAATGACCGGATGGAGGATGCTCCTTTTATGGCGTCTTCCATCCGGTCATCATTCCAACGCATCAAGCCCTCGAGGAGATAGGCCTGAAAATGCGCATCACTGGCACTGGTtcctaaaagtaaaaaaaacaaaaaagagttttatttctcacataTGTACAGGCTATGTACAACTACTGAGATGCTATGAAGTAACTGGTTACTTGTAATACATATATCATTATATATTATGTCATTATAACTGTCAGCCaagacagaaaataaatgtaataatacagTAAAGTTTGACATTTATGTCACGGGTAGACACGGAGGAGGAATGGAGATGCATTACTTTAAACTAATGGAAGCAGTAAcagtgcttatattttttacagaaaaattagGAATCGATTTGTATGTAATACCTGGAATAAATCGGTTCAGGTGGAGGTGGAATGACTCCAAGGATGTAGAGCCATGGGCACATCTGTAGCAGCAGAGCTCCACGCCACCTTTCTTCAGTGTCCCCTTCCTCATGTAGAGTGGAAAGTTCTCTGGGTCTTGGATACACTGCACGTGCTTCCGCTGTTCTTTCCAAATCTGCCGGATCCGTTCGTGGTCCAGCAGAGGAACTCCCAGAGTGTCCTTCCCGTCTGCACTGTCAAACAGATCGATCAGTGCTCCAATCAATCTGGTGGTCTCCTCCACACCCCTGGTCCTCCTCCGGCAGTGCAGTGCCAACTCTCTCCTGGTAATGCGAGCACTGACCACCTTTTCTGAGATGGGGCCAGTCTTATTTGCCGCCAGCTCACCCACCTTTGCACGCTGAAGAGCAGCCACATCCTCTGGATCCCACTGAAAGATGCACGTGGATAGACGTGCCATGAAGATGCCGTAAAGCGGATGAGCCTCTGTAGTGACACCTGCAGCAAATCGCCGCATGAAATGCCAGATGTCGAGGCGCACTTCAAGCTCATCCCACTCTGAAAACATGACCTTCACCCAAGACTGGCCGTGCTGACTGCAGCAATCTCTGTCCACGTACATCACTTTTGGGGCAGCCTGTCCTGCCTCCCGGTAGCGTTTCATGAGGCCAGCTGCCATGGAGTCCAGTCCATGTCCCTCGGCGGCTGTCAGAACAGATACAAGGACTTGACCATGCTCATTCCCAACATTTGTGCACCAGGCAGCTGTTCCTGAAGCAGCACCGGCAAGTTTCTTTGTGAccttttgagaaaaataaaaggGTCAAAAACTGTGTACATTATGTATGCACATATATCCATATCAGGCAAATTTATGATATAAACAGGGCTGTGATACCTTTTTTGTGGAGTCCATCTTGAGAACACAACCAAAGATAGAAGTAATTTTGGCCTTGACCTCGTGCAGTCGCCCCAGAACATCCCTGGCGTACACAGCTAACAGCCACTTAGGTTTAGGTAGGGCAGGGAAGAGAGGAGGCTCAGCAAACACAGGAGGCTGCACAAGGGAGGACGTTGTGAATGGTTCACAGGCAGTAAGGTACTGCAGGACACGCTGTGTCCATGCCTCACTGTGTTGTTCCATCAGCTTCTTGTAAAGCTGAGTCACACTGTTGCCCAGTGTCCTCTCCCTCATCATCCTCAGCACCCTGTTGTCACATGAGTATCTAAGGAAACAACAGTATAATCATGCAAATGCTTTGATTGGTAAaagaataacacaataaaagcgCCAACTAATGAATGATTGTCATTATGAATTACCTGTATGTCAGCAAAGCTGGAAACTGACTGCGGTGGCCCATATCCAGGTGTCCTAAGATGTCCTCAGACCAGGCGGAATACTTCTTTTTGCAGCCTTTGCACTCCAGATACTCAGTGGCAAGGTCATACCACCTGTCGATGTCTAAGACCTTGCGCACAGTACGGTAGAGTCCTGCCGCTGTCAGTCTGTGCCTACCACAGTCTGGGCGAACACAGACAAGAGGAATTAACCACATCTTCAGCGGCATCCATAAGAAAAGGGGCCGACAGAAGAAGAGGTCAGGTGAGGCGGGTGGCTGAGTGTGAATTAAAGGGGGCTGAGGAGGATGCCACCAAAGCTTCAGCTGGCACACTAGTTCTGGCTTGCCGGTTCGCAGGTTGGCCACGAATAGTGTGTTCCGGATCCACTCATGCTGGAAAGGTGGAAGATGATCTTTCCAGTGGCTTGGAAGCTCAGCCGATGGCTGATGATGTGGAAGATCTGGTGTTCTTGCTGTTTCGGCTGATGGAGACGGACCGGCACAGGCCTCTGAGTGaacagtaacaaaaataaaataaggatGACTGTTGGATTTGATAGTAAAATGGCATAAATGCAGCCCACAAACAGCATGCGAAGCAGTAATTTTGGACaagtattaataattattatgattatattTAGGAATAGCAACAAAGAAAATGGTGTTAAGAAGCAAAGaacagtgtacattttattgatgtAATGAATATGGAATCGGTACAGCTCTTTGAGAATGAGGATCAGATGTAATGGAGTAAGGAAGATGAGGTGTGATCAATTCAGTAAAATGCCCACTGACATGAAGCATGCACACAGATAGAGTAAGGAAAAACCTCTGTTATCTCAAAAGTGCTAACTCCCAAAAGTGCCAtctcaaattttctttttaatttacagtaatAGCAATGAATGGGTTATTTTCATTACCATTCAAGTGAAATAGCTGAACATTAAGATAGGAGTCTGATAAAATGCTAAttctaaaagaaaatgtgagatGGCGCTTCTTCTAAAACAATGAATCTCCACCATCCTGTCTGCTCAATGGGAGCtaaagagtgagtgagacaaGCAACCTGTGAGAAAAAGTTTGCCGGTGATGGTTCAACAATGGGTtagttccaaaaaaaaaaacgctaaTAAATACACAGACACCTTTAGACAACCTTAATGTTTGAAGAAGTGCACTCAAAGAATGCATCCCGCTTGAGGCATGATCTGATGTAGTTCtgtattgtaaacaaaacatatttaaaaatgttgattttcttttaaaaaataatcctgtgtgttttcacaaaacatacttaaaatatatgcatttgtGTCATATGCCACACCTGTAGTTAGTTGTGCTTCACATTGTGATGCAGCAAACATCAGCTCCGCATCATCTTCAGCAGCGGGAACGGAAGTGTCTGgagcaaaaatgttaaaactaaaTACTGCAAACAATACACAGAGACAAACGTATGAAATGGTGCTTGCTTACCAGTTACGAAAAGCTGCCTTTGGGCCAAATGTTTGGCAGGGAGTTCTGGTGCTGGAGGAGGTAAAGGGACCTTCAGTAATGGATCTGGAAACAGCAAGTGGACAAGTTTGCCTTTACAATAAAGTAATACATGTAGAGAAAATTCCATATTAACACTCCTACTCACAGGATTTAACTGGTGAAAGGAGTTTTCTGGCGAGCTGTGAAGGAGACAAATGTTTCCCACGTGCCAACAGCGCTTTCACACTGGCAGTCTGCGATACACCAGTTTGGAGTGCTTTTAGCGGAGATGCAGACGCAGTGGAGGCTGCGGGTGGTTGTGCAGAAGCACTGGATGTTGCAGATGGAGGTGTAGGCTGACGTACACTGCTGCCCACAG
Protein-coding regions in this window:
- the LOC130410702 gene encoding uncharacterized protein LOC130410702, whose product is MYAYPVFRRQLATSSRLLMAPSPEANRLENVESGRAKPKEQVLAEASSFVSSNGGDPSDQFLVLAHCKLQFGKYQGQRFRWLLENSLGYAVYLVLSISNETANTTPLSQNKQLFLQYTSHIREMAEEVEKYERKQEMQAEARAVGDQGCLMVEFGDFQGRSMKDVYEDQSKEAKALIRYLVKADARPNTNMAIFKSYVVKRQASAVGSSVRQPTPPSATSSASAQPPAASTASASPLKALQTGVSQTASVKALLARGKHLSPSQLARKLLSPVKSYPLLKVPLPPPAPELPAKHLAQRQLFVTDTSVPAAEDDAELMFAASQCEAQLTTEACAGPSPSAETARTPDLPHHQPSAELPSHWKDHLPPFQHEWIRNTLFVANLRTGKPELVCQLKLWWHPPQPPLIHTQPPASPDLFFYCGRHRLTAAGLYRTVRKVLDIDRWYDLATEYLECKGCKKKYSAWSEDILGHLDMGHRSQFPALLTYRYSCDNRVLRMMRERTLGNSVTQLYKKLMEQHSEAWTQRVLQYLTACEPFTTSSLVQPPVFAEPPLFPALPKPKWLLAVYARDVLGRLHEVKAKITSIFGCVLKMDSTKKVTKKLAGAASGTAAWCTNVGNEHGQVLVSVLTAAEGHGLDSMAAGLMKRYREAGQAAPKVMYVDRDCCSQHGQSWVKVMFSEWDELEVRLDIWHFMRRFAAGVTTEAHPLYGIFMARLSTCIFQWDPEDVAALQRAKVGELAANKTGPISEKVVSARITRRELALHCRRRTRGVEETTRLIGALIDLFDSADGKDTLGVPLLDHERIRQIWKEQRKHVQCIQDPENFPLYMRKGTLKKGGVELCCYRCAHGSTSLESFHLHLNRFIPGTSASDAHFQAYLLEGLMRWNDDRMEDAIKGASSIRSFGSAMKEAVERLSLTVFGKPWDERYRPPGAYTGKTFCISV